A window from Variovorax sp. PBL-E5 encodes these proteins:
- a CDS encoding NAD(P)H-dependent flavin oxidoreductase, whose translation MTSLTTLLGIELPIIQAPMAGAQDSALAIAVSNAGGLGSLPAAMLDANALRKELATIAAQTTRPYNVNFFCHTPPAPDPAREARWREALAPFYAEFGIAAAGVPAGAGRRPFNAEMADVLAEFRPRVLSFHFGLPSAELLARVKAWGAIVVSSATTLDEARWLEQHGADVIVAQGLEAGGHRGMFLTRDLSTQVGTFALLPQMVRAVRVPVVAAGGIADAAGVAAALALGASGVQAGTAYLLTPEATISAVHRSALQAGGTHTALTNLFSGGPARGMVNRVMRELGPISDAAPDFPLATPAIAPLRAAAERQGSGDFSPLWSGQNASGCRAVPAAEITRGLAEGL comes from the coding sequence ATGACATCGCTGACCACCCTCCTCGGCATCGAGCTGCCGATCATCCAGGCCCCCATGGCCGGCGCCCAGGACAGCGCGCTGGCGATCGCAGTGAGCAATGCCGGCGGCCTCGGCTCGCTGCCTGCGGCGATGCTCGACGCGAACGCGCTGCGCAAGGAACTGGCGACGATCGCTGCGCAGACCACGCGGCCGTACAACGTCAATTTCTTCTGCCACACGCCGCCGGCCCCGGACCCGGCACGCGAGGCGCGCTGGCGCGAGGCGCTGGCGCCGTTCTACGCCGAGTTCGGCATCGCTGCCGCCGGCGTGCCTGCCGGCGCGGGGCGCCGGCCCTTCAATGCCGAAATGGCCGATGTGCTGGCCGAGTTCCGGCCGCGCGTGCTGAGCTTTCATTTCGGCCTGCCCTCGGCCGAGCTGCTGGCGCGCGTGAAGGCCTGGGGCGCGATCGTGGTCTCGTCGGCCACCACGCTGGACGAGGCGCGCTGGCTCGAACAGCACGGCGCCGACGTGATCGTGGCGCAGGGGCTCGAGGCCGGCGGCCATCGCGGCATGTTCCTCACGCGCGACCTGAGTACGCAGGTCGGCACCTTCGCGCTGCTGCCGCAAATGGTGCGCGCGGTGCGGGTGCCAGTGGTCGCGGCCGGCGGCATCGCCGATGCCGCGGGGGTCGCGGCCGCGCTGGCACTGGGCGCGAGCGGCGTGCAGGCCGGCACGGCCTATCTGCTGACACCGGAAGCCACCATCAGCGCGGTGCACCGCAGCGCGCTGCAGGCCGGCGGCACGCACACCGCGCTGACCAATCTCTTCAGCGGCGGGCCGGCGCGCGGCATGGTCAACCGCGTGATGCGCGAGCTCGGCCCCATCAGCGACGCGGCCCCCGACTTTCCGCTGGCCACGCCGGCCATCGCGCCCTTGCGCGCGGCGGCGGAGCGGCAGGGCAGTGGCGATTTCTCGCCGCTGTGGTCCGGACAGAACGCGAGCGGCTGCCGGGCGGTGCCGGCCGCGGAGATCACGCGCGGGCTGGCGGAAGGCCTCTGA
- a CDS encoding ABC transporter permease codes for MFDKRFFPRQAVASGGNRWDWALLPLVLALLFALAWGGSQMARPYQLGESLPISLDPWYLPYYLLRTTLRMFLALGASLVFSCCFAALAAKNRTAEKILIPVLDILQSIPILGFLSITVTGFIALFPGNLLGVECAAIFAIFTSQAWNMAFSLYQSLRTVPPELREAASVFQLSGWHRFWRLELPFAMPGLLWNMMMSMSGGWFFVVASEAISVSNQNIKLPGVGSYIAMAIEARDLGAIGWAIGGMLIGIVLYDQLFFRPLIAWADKFRFEEGSSEDMPNSWLLTWLRRTDRLKGLMVRAARLLERSLVLFRRDHDGTSIKARPRPPNPAVARVWDAAIAAGVLLAVVWLARFIHAEVGWSEVAHVFLLGFYTLLRVLVLIALAALVWVPVGVWIGMNPRWAGRLQAVAQFMAAFPANLMFPVAVVFIVRWHLNPNIWLAPLMVLGTQWYLLFNVIAGASSVPTELRYAARNLGLRGWLMWRRYLLPAVFPSFVTGAITASGGSWNASIVAEYVTWGDTTLQAAGLGSYIAHMTAIGDFPRIALGIGVMCVFVMGMNHFVWRRLYELAENRMHF; via the coding sequence ATGTTCGACAAACGATTTTTCCCTCGCCAGGCCGTCGCCTCCGGCGGCAACCGATGGGACTGGGCGCTGCTGCCGCTGGTGCTGGCGCTGCTGTTCGCGCTCGCCTGGGGCGGCTCGCAGATGGCGCGGCCCTACCAGCTCGGCGAGTCGCTGCCGATCAGCCTCGACCCGTGGTACCTGCCTTACTACCTGCTGCGCACCACGCTGCGCATGTTCCTCGCGCTGGGCGCGTCGCTGGTCTTCAGCTGCTGCTTCGCGGCGCTGGCGGCGAAGAACCGCACCGCCGAGAAGATCCTGATCCCGGTGCTCGACATCCTGCAGTCGATCCCGATCCTGGGCTTTCTGTCCATCACGGTCACCGGCTTCATCGCGCTGTTCCCGGGCAACCTGCTGGGCGTCGAATGCGCGGCGATCTTCGCCATCTTCACCTCGCAGGCCTGGAACATGGCCTTCAGCCTCTACCAGTCGCTGCGCACCGTGCCGCCGGAACTGCGCGAGGCGGCGTCCGTGTTCCAGCTCTCGGGCTGGCATCGCTTCTGGCGGCTCGAGCTGCCCTTCGCCATGCCGGGGCTGCTGTGGAACATGATGATGTCGATGTCGGGCGGCTGGTTCTTCGTGGTCGCGTCCGAGGCGATCTCGGTGTCGAACCAGAACATCAAGCTGCCGGGCGTGGGCTCCTACATCGCGATGGCGATCGAGGCGCGTGACCTCGGCGCGATCGGCTGGGCCATCGGCGGCATGCTGATCGGCATCGTGCTCTACGACCAGCTGTTCTTCCGGCCGCTGATCGCCTGGGCCGACAAGTTCCGCTTCGAGGAAGGCAGCAGCGAGGACATGCCGAACTCCTGGCTGCTGACCTGGCTGCGCCGCACCGACCGGCTCAAGGGCCTGATGGTGCGCGCCGCGCGGCTGCTCGAACGCTCGCTGGTGCTGTTCCGGCGCGACCATGACGGCACCTCGATCAAGGCCCGCCCGCGGCCGCCCAATCCGGCCGTGGCGCGCGTGTGGGACGCCGCGATCGCCGCCGGGGTGCTGCTCGCGGTGGTGTGGCTGGCGCGCTTCATCCATGCCGAGGTCGGCTGGTCCGAGGTGGCGCATGTGTTCCTGCTCGGCTTCTACACGCTGCTGCGCGTGCTGGTGCTGATCGCGCTGGCCGCGCTGGTGTGGGTGCCGGTCGGTGTGTGGATCGGCATGAACCCGCGCTGGGCCGGGCGGCTGCAGGCGGTGGCGCAGTTCATGGCAGCCTTCCCGGCCAACCTGATGTTCCCGGTGGCGGTGGTGTTCATCGTGCGCTGGCATCTCAACCCGAACATCTGGCTCGCGCCGCTGATGGTGCTGGGCACGCAGTGGTATCTGCTCTTCAACGTGATCGCCGGCGCGTCGAGCGTGCCGACCGAGCTGCGCTACGCGGCCAGGAACCTCGGCCTGCGCGGCTGGCTGATGTGGCGGCGCTATCTGCTGCCGGCGGTGTTCCCTAGCTTCGTCACCGGTGCCATCACCGCCAGCGGCGGCTCGTGGAACGCCAGCATCGTGGCCGAATACGTGACCTGGGGCGACACCACGCTGCAGGCCGCGGGCCTCGGCAGCTACATCGCCCACATGACGGCCATCGGCGACTTCCCGCGCATCGCGCTCGGCATCGGCGTGATGTGCGTGTTCGTGATGGGCATGAACCATTTCGTCTGGCGCCGGCTCTATGAATTGGCGGAGAACAGGATGCATTTCTGA
- a CDS encoding ABC transporter ATP-binding protein, whose translation MAEAIVELKGVGKSFRSADGTARSVLEGVDLRLAEGEIVALLGQSGSGKSTLLRILAGLIGVDAGSVRYRGQPLYGPARGIAMVFQSFALFPWLTVQQNVELGLEARGIEPAERARRAEAAIELIGLAGFEGALPRELSGGMRQRVGIARALVVEPEVLLMDEAFSALDVLTGERLRDDILQLWGGGEMPTKAMLIVSHNIEEAVLMADRVLIFATDPGRVRAELPIRLPRPRAVESLEVRALIDEVYALMTESVAVAGRPADEVVHMHLSDRLPDADVGRMEALLEMLVEDGRDGRADLPQLAEEAELTDHELLPLAQALALLGFAQLADADLHLTSLGRRYVEGAHTLRQQLFGQQLLAHVPLAAHIRHSLEQAPSGELPEEPFLDLLRESLDAVVAERVLRTAIEWGRYGEVFEYEFNTGLIHLPAGEEAEAVE comes from the coding sequence ATGGCCGAAGCCATCGTTGAACTCAAGGGGGTGGGCAAGTCCTTCCGCTCCGCCGACGGCACTGCACGGTCGGTGCTCGAGGGCGTGGACCTGCGCCTGGCCGAAGGCGAGATCGTCGCGCTGCTGGGCCAGTCGGGCTCGGGCAAGTCGACGCTGCTGCGCATCCTGGCGGGACTGATCGGCGTCGATGCGGGCAGCGTGCGCTATCGCGGGCAACCGCTCTATGGACCGGCGCGCGGCATCGCGATGGTGTTCCAGTCCTTCGCGCTTTTTCCCTGGCTCACGGTGCAGCAGAACGTGGAGCTGGGCCTGGAAGCGCGCGGCATCGAGCCGGCCGAGCGCGCACGGCGGGCCGAGGCGGCGATCGAACTCATCGGTCTCGCGGGCTTCGAGGGCGCGCTGCCGCGTGAACTGTCGGGCGGCATGCGCCAGCGCGTGGGCATCGCGCGCGCGCTGGTGGTCGAGCCCGAGGTCCTGCTGATGGACGAAGCCTTCTCGGCGCTCGACGTGCTCACCGGCGAGCGCCTGCGCGACGACATCCTGCAGCTCTGGGGCGGCGGCGAGATGCCGACCAAGGCCATGCTCATCGTCTCGCACAACATCGAGGAAGCGGTGCTGATGGCCGACCGCGTGCTGATCTTCGCGACCGACCCGGGCCGCGTGCGCGCCGAGCTGCCGATCCGCCTGCCGCGGCCGCGCGCCGTCGAAAGCCTGGAGGTGAGGGCGCTGATCGACGAGGTCTATGCGCTCATGACAGAGAGCGTGGCCGTCGCCGGCCGCCCGGCCGACGAAGTGGTGCACATGCATCTGAGCGACCGCCTGCCCGACGCCGATGTCGGCCGCATGGAGGCCTTGCTCGAGATGCTGGTGGAGGACGGCCGCGACGGACGCGCCGACCTGCCGCAGCTGGCCGAAGAAGCCGAGCTCACCGACCACGAACTGCTGCCGCTGGCGCAGGCGCTCGCGCTGCTCGGCTTCGCGCAGCTGGCCGATGCCGACCTGCACCTCACCAGCCTGGGCCGCCGCTACGTCGAAGGCGCCCACACGCTGCGCCAGCAGCTGTTCGGCCAGCAGCTGCTGGCCCATGTGCCGCTGGCCGCGCACATCCGCCACAGCCTGGAGCAGGCCCCGTCGGGCGAGCTGCCCGAAGAGCCCTTCCTGGATCTGCTGCGCGAAAGCCTCGACGCGGTCGTGGCCGAGCGCGTGCTGCGCACCGCGATCGAGTGGGGGCGCTATGGCGAGGTGTTCGAATACGAATTCAATACCGGCCTGATCCACTTGCCGGCCGGGGAAGAGGCCGAGGCGGTGGAATAA
- a CDS encoding type III secretion system chaperone, whose protein sequence is MEVRASTYLPEATSVTFLLDPEYVSQRLSEVAPQSEAIAAVLQNSESTWALAFDNDVAMLIEWADEPARIVLSADIGKPPAQRTAEVHAAGLSYNTLWRETGGARICMGGEPGDLLLVRELDADSVRGGDFIGTLEHFAELTRWWEGYVTSEDLGMNMPGMAELTSRA, encoded by the coding sequence GTGGAGGTGCGTGCGTCCACCTATCTGCCGGAGGCAACGTCCGTGACCTTTCTTCTCGATCCTGAATACGTCAGCCAGCGCCTGAGCGAAGTGGCGCCGCAATCCGAAGCCATTGCGGCCGTGCTCCAGAACAGTGAAAGCACCTGGGCGCTCGCCTTCGACAACGACGTTGCGATGCTGATCGAGTGGGCCGACGAGCCGGCGCGCATCGTCCTCAGCGCCGACATCGGCAAGCCGCCGGCGCAACGCACCGCCGAAGTCCACGCGGCCGGGCTTTCCTACAACACCCTGTGGCGCGAAACCGGCGGCGCCAGGATCTGCATGGGTGGCGAACCCGGCGATCTGCTGCTGGTCCGCGAACTGGATGCGGACAGCGTGCGGGGCGGCGATTTCATCGGGACCCTCGAACACTTTGCAGAGCTGACGCGGTGGTGGGAGGGCTATGTCACCAGCGAAGACCTCGGCATGAACATGCCTGGAATGGCAGAGCTGACTTCACGTGCCTGA